The genomic region GGCCGTCGCGTAGATAGGGCCGCGCCAGTCCCGCAATCAGCCCGGCGAGCAACAGCAATTGCAGCAGGAAGAGCCAGTCCGGCCTGAACCTGCGCGCCTGTACGATGTCCTCGGGCACCGACCGCCATAACAGCAGCGACGGCACCTCGAGACGCCGTCTGACGCGCTCCCACAGGTAGAGCAACACCAGGACTGCATAGAGCGAGGCAAAGATCAGCGCGCCGGGGTTGAGTAGGCCCATTTGGTGATTGCGGATTGCCGGGCTTGCCAGGCGGCGGCGCCGGGAGCCGAAGCCTGAGCTTGCCGTCCACCACCCGCACTCATTTCACGATTCCGGCGGCGGGGAGATTGTAAAACAAGGCGTGTTCTAGGCCCGCGCTCGGATCAACGACGCTGAAGGGGAGCGCGTGGCGCTGGCACCAGGTGCGCAAGCTGTCGAGGTGGTGCTGCAGCGCGGCTTGATAGCGCGCGCGGTTGGCGGCGGTGAGCGTGATCACGCGCTCGGCGCCGGTCTCGCTGTCGCACAACCGGCCGCGCCGGAAGAGCCGGCCCGGGTCGCGCTCGGCCGGCCCGAGCACGCGCAGCGCCGCCGCCGTCCAGCCCCGTCCGGCCAGCGCTTGCAGTGCCGACTCGTAGCCTGCCGGCTCCAGCAGGAAATCGGATAGCAGCACCGCCACGCCCGGAACCCTGACTTGGCCGGCGTAGTGCCTGACGCCCTCGGCGATAGTCGTGGTGCCGGCCGGTTGCAGGCTGGCGAGGTAGTCACGCAGCCGCGCGAGCGCGTCTCGATGGCGAAACCAGGGCGAGCAGCGAAACGCTCGCCGGCCGTTGCCGGCGAGCGCCACGACGCGGACCGGATCGTTGTGGCGCAGGCTGATGTAGGCGACGGCAGCCGCCAGCGCGCTGGCGAAGGCGAACTTGCCGTCGCTCGCCGGCGCCGCCATCGAGGCGCTGCAGTCGAGGAGCAGGTGCAGGGCGGCCTCACGCTCGGCCCGAAAGGTCTTGATCAGCAGCTGATCCAGGCGCCCGAAGGCGTTCCAGTCGAGGTGGCGCAGATCATCGCCGGGGGCATAGTCCTTATGGCTGGCCAGCTCGAGCCCCGAGGCCTGGGCGCCGCGCGGCATCGGCGTGTTACCCGGCCGGGTGGCCAGGCTCTGGCGCACGCGCAGCTGCAGGCGCTCTAGTTTGCGCAAGAAACCAGCGGTGAATACCTGATCGAGCGGGGCTGCCGGCGGGCGCGGCGGCCCGCTTACCGATTCAGCGCCGGAGCCGGCGAGCGGCATGGACGAGTCCTTCAATCAGCTGGCCGGCGTCGACGCCGTCGGCCTCGGCGGCGAAGTTCAGCACCAGGCGATGATTGAGCGCGGGCACCGCCACTTCATCGATGTCGTCGTAGGTGACGTTGACCCGCCCGTCGAGCAACGCGCGCACCTTGGCCCCCAGCAGCAGCGCCTGACCGCCGCGCGGGCTCGAGCCGAAGCTGACGTAGCGGGCGAAGCGCTCGTCCGCCGGCAAACTGCCGGCGCCGGCGGGTGCGTACTTGGAGCCGGCCGGTACCGTGGCGCGCACCAGCGCCGCGGCATACTTCTCCAAGTGCGGCGCCACCAGCACCTCGCGCACCAGTGCCCGCAGCGATTCGATGCGCGCCGGCGCGTCGTCGGGATCGAACAGCGGCCGTACCGCCGGCTGCTCACCGACGGTGGTGGTGGCAATGATCCGCTGCAAGTCGTCCGCGCTCGGGTAAGGCAGCCGCACCTTGAAGAAGAAGCGGTCAAGCTGCGCCTCGGGCAGCGGATACGTGCCTTCCATCTCGATCGGATTGAGCGTGGCCAGCACGAAGAACGGCGGCAGTAAGCGGTAGGTGGTGCCGGCTACCGTGACCTGCAATTCGGCCATCGCTTCGAGCAGCGCGGCCTGGGTCTTTGGTGTGGCGCGATTGATCTCGTCCGCCAGCAGCACGTGCGCGAAAATCGGGCCCTCGATGAAAGCGAACTCGCGCCGGCCGTCGACCTCCATCACCATGCGCGTGCCGGTGATGTCGGCGGGCATGAGATCGACCGTGAATTGAATGCGGCTGAAGCGTACGTTCAGCACCTCGGCCAATGAGCGCACGATCAGCGTCTTGCCGGTGCCCGGTACGCCTTCAATCAGCACGTGTCCGCCGGCGAAGAAGGCGATCAATATCTGCTCGATGATGTCGTGATGGCCGATGACGGCGCGACCCAGCTCCGTGCCGATCTGCTGAAAGGTGGCGCGGAACTGTTCGATCTGCTGGCGGCCTGCGGGCGTGCTCATGGTCCCGGCCGCTGACTGAACACGCGGCGCACGATTTCTTCGTACGCGGGCGGGATCTCGGCCTTGCGCAGAACGTCGTCGCTGGCCTGCTGCGGGTTCAATGCCGGCAGGGTGCGCGCGCTGGCGGTAGCGCCTTCGCCAGTGACGCGTGCGCGCGGGGCGCGGGCCGACTCTGCCGGCTTGGCGGCGAGGCCATGGAGAAACGAGGTGAGCGTGACCTTGAACGTCCTGGGGCCGTCGCCGGCCGGTGCGGCTGCGCCCTCGTCCTTCACCAACAAGCCGCCGGCCCCGGCGCTGCCGGCCCCGGCCCCCGTGCCGGCCGCGGAATTGGCGCCCGCCGCCTGCGGTGCGCCGCCGGGCCGGTCTTGCGCCCCGCGGCGGGGTTCGGGATCGGCCTTGGCGAGTGCACCCGGCGGTTGTGGCTGAGCGCGCAGGCCCGACCCGGCAGCTTCGCGCCCCGGCTGGGCGCGCGCAGCGAGCCCGGGCGTGTCCGGCGCGTCGCCTCCCCGCGGCTGACGGCGCGGCAACAAGCCGTCGCTGTTGCGTGGCAAGGGGTCGGCGTGGAACTGCGCGCGCAGGAGTTGGCGCAAGCGCTCTGCCAGGTCCGGCTCGGCCCCAGTGGGATCGGTGCCGGCAAGATCCTCCGGCCCCGGCCCGCTGTCAGCGAGCGCGTGCCGATCGCCAGCAGCGCTCTGGCCGGCGAAGTGGGCTGCGCTGCCGGCGGCTTCCGGCGCAGCCGCCGCCGCGGTTTGCGCTGCCAGCGAGGCGGTCGCCGGCGCCTGATCGGTGAAGCTAGGGGCCCCGGCCGGGGCCGCCGTCGTGGCGGTGCGAGTCAGCGACGCTTTGTCGGCAGTCGGTGCGGCCGGCCGCGAGATGAGCGCGCTTGTGGTCGGCAGCAGCAGCGCGGCCAGCAGCAGGTAGGCCGAGCGCGGGATGCGCCGCGGCGAGAGTACACGCGGCTCCCAGCGGGCCGCCAGCGCCAGGGTGTCGGCCAGCAACAGGCCGGCGAGGCGCGCGGGCCGCCGGCGCGCACGCGCGGCCAGCAAGGTCGCCAGCCGGTCTTGCAACGCGGCCCGGCGGTCGATCAGCGCCGCGATTGCCGGCAGATCGTACCACCGGCGCCACAACAGCCAGGGTCCGCCCGCCAGCACCGCTCCGATCACCGCGAGTGATAGCCAAAACACCAGCCGAAAGACCGGCGACGACCCGTGCAACGCCGCCACCAGCAACGCGGCACTCGCCAGCGCCACGACGCTGAGGCCGAGGTAGACCAGCTGTTGTGCCGCAAACAGATTCACGCGCCGGCGCACCGCCTGCAGGCGCTGCTCTATTTCTTCAAAGCCGAGGGTGACCGCCGCCATCGCGCGAAACTACGTGCAAGCAGCCGCACCATAAAGGAGGGGCCGCAGGGGGTCAACTCGGGCCAGCGATCAACGGCCGGGGCCGGCGGTCAAGAGCGGGCAAGCGGAAGTGCCACCCGTCTGCACCTTGTCCCGCCGGCACCCCTCCGATACTGTTTGCAATCATGTCGCTGCGCGCGAGAGCCGCCGGGAACGAAGGCCGGGTGCTGCTGCTCACCGGCTTGAGCCATTTCACTACGCACTTCTTCGAGCTGATGTTTCCGACGCTGGCGGTGGTGTTGGCGCGCGAGGTGCAGCTGCCGCTGGCCGAGGTGCTGGGCTGGAGTTTTGCCGGCTACCTACTCTTCGGCCTGGGGGCGCTGCCCGCCGGTGTGCTCGCCGATCGCTTCGGGGCCCGGCGCGTGCTGCTGCTCGGGCTGGCCGGAATGGGCGTGTCGGCGCTGGCGGCCGCCGAGTCCGCGCCCGGCCGCAGCCTCGCGCTCTGCCTGGCCAGCTTGGGGCTGTTTGCCAGCTTCTACCATCCGGCCGGCATGAGTCTGATCTCGCACACCATCGCGGCCCGCGGCCGGGCGTTGGGGATCAACGGCATCTGCGGTAATCTTGGCATCGCGCTCACACCGGTGCTGACGGCGGCGCTGGTCGAGCGTTTCGGCACGCGCCAAGCCTTCGCGCTCGCTGGCTTCGCCGCCTGTACGCTGGCGGTGGGGCTGAGTTTTCTACCCATTCGCG from Deltaproteobacteria bacterium harbors:
- a CDS encoding MoxR family ATPase gives rise to the protein MSTPAGRQQIEQFRATFQQIGTELGRAVIGHHDIIEQILIAFFAGGHVLIEGVPGTGKTLIVRSLAEVLNVRFSRIQFTVDLMPADITGTRMVMEVDGRREFAFIEGPIFAHVLLADEINRATPKTQAALLEAMAELQVTVAGTTYRLLPPFFVLATLNPIEMEGTYPLPEAQLDRFFFKVRLPYPSADDLQRIIATTTVGEQPAVRPLFDPDDAPARIESLRALVREVLVAPHLEKYAAALVRATVPAGSKYAPAGAGSLPADERFARYVSFGSSPRGGQALLLGAKVRALLDGRVNVTYDDIDEVAVPALNHRLVLNFAAEADGVDAGQLIEGLVHAARRLRR
- a CDS encoding DUF58 domain-containing protein, which codes for MPLAGSGAESVSGPPRPPAAPLDQVFTAGFLRKLERLQLRVRQSLATRPGNTPMPRGAQASGLELASHKDYAPGDDLRHLDWNAFGRLDQLLIKTFRAEREAALHLLLDCSASMAAPASDGKFAFASALAAAVAYISLRHNDPVRVVALAGNGRRAFRCSPWFRHRDALARLRDYLASLQPAGTTTIAEGVRHYAGQVRVPGVAVLLSDFLLEPAGYESALQALAGRGWTAAALRVLGPAERDPGRLFRRGRLCDSETGAERVITLTAANRARYQAALQHHLDSLRTWCQRHALPFSVVDPSAGLEHALFYNLPAAGIVK